A DNA window from Sulfitobacter sp. BSw21498 contains the following coding sequences:
- a CDS encoding HlyD family type I secretion periplasmic adaptor subunit: MSVSGSQPFSTFRIVAVGYIALFALLGGFAMWAMSSQIAGAIVAPGKIKVDGDRQIVQHEIGGVVLEILVDDGDIVRAGDLLFRLEPQQLLSRLNIVEGQLYGLMARRGRLEAERDSLGRIKFGKALKAAANNNKDLIELMEGQSNLLAARLATVARRTEHLNKRSDQVASQITGIEAQSVALERQLALLEEELAGQKFLLKRGLSKVTAFSKLQREKANLQGQIGQLIASKAQAEQRITEIGIEVLMLRTNMREEAISSLRDLRDRETELVEKRLALKAEIERLDIRAPVSGIVYELLVQTPNSVVKSAEPLMHLVPQDRPLVIVARVMPTQVDQINVGQVVNLRMTALDQRSTPELEGEILRISPDAVDDSFTGETYFSTEIAFVRGELDRLPVGTILLPGMPVEAFIRTADRTPLSYLLKPLTDYFSRAFREN, from the coding sequence TTGAGCGTTTCGGGGTCGCAGCCGTTTTCGACGTTTCGTATTGTTGCAGTAGGCTATATTGCGCTGTTCGCGCTTCTCGGCGGTTTTGCTATGTGGGCCATGTCGTCTCAGATCGCTGGGGCAATTGTTGCTCCCGGCAAGATCAAAGTGGACGGCGACCGACAGATTGTACAACACGAAATTGGTGGCGTGGTCTTGGAAATACTTGTTGATGACGGTGACATAGTGCGCGCCGGTGATCTGCTGTTCAGACTGGAGCCGCAGCAACTCTTATCTCGTTTGAATATCGTCGAGGGTCAACTTTACGGATTAATGGCGCGCCGCGGGCGTTTAGAGGCAGAGCGCGACAGTCTGGGCCGGATTAAATTCGGGAAAGCGCTGAAGGCCGCAGCTAACAACAATAAGGACCTGATAGAGCTAATGGAGGGACAGTCGAACCTACTTGCGGCGCGTCTGGCCACCGTTGCCCGACGTACCGAGCATCTAAACAAACGTAGCGATCAGGTCGCCTCGCAGATCACAGGCATCGAGGCACAAAGTGTAGCGCTCGAGCGTCAGTTAGCGCTACTAGAAGAAGAGCTAGCCGGCCAGAAGTTCTTGTTAAAGCGTGGATTATCAAAGGTGACAGCCTTTTCAAAGCTTCAGCGTGAAAAAGCCAATCTGCAGGGTCAGATTGGCCAACTCATAGCGTCGAAAGCTCAAGCTGAACAACGGATAACTGAAATCGGCATTGAAGTACTAATGCTGAGAACCAATATGCGTGAGGAAGCTATCTCAAGCCTGCGTGATCTACGCGATCGCGAAACAGAACTGGTTGAGAAGCGTCTCGCGCTTAAGGCTGAAATTGAAAGGTTGGATATTCGCGCACCTGTGTCGGGCATCGTTTATGAATTGCTCGTACAGACGCCGAACTCGGTCGTAAAATCCGCCGAGCCATTGATGCATCTTGTGCCACAAGACCGCCCGCTGGTGATCGTCGCGCGCGTTATGCCCACACAAGTGGATCAGATTAACGTGGGCCAAGTCGTAAACCTACGCATGACTGCGCTCGATCAGCGCTCTACGCCTGAATTGGAAGGAGAGATTTTACGGATTTCGCCAGATGCGGTGGATGATTCATTCACCGGGGAAACCTATTTTAGCACAGAAATTGCGTTTGTTCGTGGCGAGCTAGATAGGCTGCCAGTAGGGACGATTTTACTGCCGGGCATGCCGGTGGAGGCGTTTATTAGAACCGCTGACAGGACACCGCTTTCTTATCTGCTGAAACCGTTAACTGATTACTTTTCGCGCGCGTTCCGGGAAAACTGA
- a CDS encoding integrase core domain-containing protein, which yields MWGLHDAVFAKNAQAPIQGDRTVTVMGRTRKPMQKGFVESFNGKMRDECLDEHLFDSRHHARRLIAAWRNDFNHHRQHTSLAGLTPAEYANRSKEDQYLNRAS from the coding sequence ATGTGGGGTCTTCATGATGCCGTCTTTGCTAAGAATGCCCAAGCACCGATCCAAGGGGACAGGACTGTGACTGTGATGGGGCGCACTCGCAAGCCCATGCAAAAAGGCTTTGTCGAAAGCTTCAACGGTAAGATGAGGGATGAATGTCTGGACGAGCATCTGTTCGACAGCCGGCATCACGCCCGCCGTCTAATCGCGGCATGGCGCAATGACTTTAACCATCACCGCCAGCACACAAGCCTCGCTGGCCTGACGCCAGCGGAATATGCTAATCGGTCAAAGGAAGACCAATACCTGAACAGAGCTAGCTAA
- a CDS encoding calcium-binding protein gives MKNFTVIETDSFSKDVVSEAMFGTNFVTTYDYEFFSDENLLSVLKETGTTNLRFPGGSVTESVFTDVSFNTGIWDATSYVDENGADKNLVSLSKFFSVASEVDAQVQLVIPTRVGFTTSAGDAVLDGTYGSRTDLDPAYLENVKRYIEQAQYLAEQKEVTISKFEIGNEFWGSGIMTASEYGVLAAKLTVFLHESYPDIGSIAQITCGANRYSPSSDRDVFLKPDLEGGYDIVMLNEHEGEVPNDWIRKTLPGQGSATDQTKQIADQFINYENSIDILSGIVDHVYFDGGFAEIDEQRNYALSYVPETFKAHISSNELEYFISEWGPRNIRSDDRSLNAGNSSGLQYAHSTVEAFFEMASFGVDGANFWPTTFGYPSALYRTLINSVDESLTFGGVAFSWLSQAAINKKPLFDFEIDGQIDIHGFESGGSMSIFAAERSGNRDEVVSLNLGDFAPTSSYFTMISTMNSDDGEATSDMSSPVISYLSDEKDLDDTISFQLKAWDLVWLELQYITDGNDTISGGIADDRIRGGGGNDQLSGADGDDTVRGELGHDILEGGSGNDLLNGGWGHDQLAGGLGNDVLIGGQNDDFLSGGNGSDTLRDGTGRDTLTGGQGADYFVLSLDGESDTISDFSSTEDYIDISEWEGTGSPLGLLHEVTSDGCVLSSNDELLIVRSIDFKPLNFEDIKFLGDIKVDTLETYPPSLHGDDSIRGDATNDELKGYAGADVIEGGNGDDTIWGGNGWDILKGNSENDVIYGGDGYDTISGGEQNDILYGNFGMDIIYGDEGDDEIFGGSHSDVISGGTGNDTLEGGAGADTIFGGANNDYMYGKAGSDILEGGMGSDYIYGGINNDIITGGSGDDTMHGGNGSDLLEGGNGQDLLKGNSGQDTLDGGAGSDILLGGIGADTFIFSSGFDRIVDFQNNIDSLVIDQSMLGADGITVKNLGFFDVSEGTDSLHLDFGSGNYLVIDDIHDLSIILDDISFI, from the coding sequence ATGAAGAATTTCACCGTAATTGAAACAGATAGTTTTTCTAAGGATGTTGTAAGTGAAGCTATGTTCGGCACGAACTTCGTAACAACATACGATTATGAATTCTTTAGCGACGAGAATCTTCTGTCTGTTCTGAAGGAAACTGGAACCACCAACTTAAGATTCCCTGGGGGAAGTGTAACTGAAAGTGTTTTCACAGATGTATCATTTAATACAGGTATTTGGGACGCAACGTCATATGTCGATGAGAATGGGGCGGATAAAAATCTCGTTTCTCTGAGTAAGTTTTTTTCGGTAGCGTCTGAAGTAGACGCTCAGGTACAGCTAGTAATTCCAACCCGCGTGGGTTTCACAACCTCTGCGGGGGACGCCGTACTAGATGGAACGTACGGGAGCCGTACAGATCTTGACCCAGCCTATCTTGAAAATGTCAAAAGGTACATTGAGCAGGCTCAATACCTAGCAGAACAAAAAGAAGTAACAATATCAAAATTCGAAATTGGAAACGAATTTTGGGGAAGCGGAATAATGACTGCTTCCGAGTACGGAGTATTGGCGGCAAAATTAACAGTATTTTTGCATGAAAGCTATCCAGATATCGGTTCGATTGCTCAAATCACTTGTGGGGCGAATAGATATAGCCCAAGTAGCGATCGCGACGTATTTCTCAAGCCTGACCTTGAAGGAGGCTATGATATTGTCATGCTTAACGAGCATGAGGGCGAGGTTCCAAATGACTGGATTAGAAAGACACTTCCTGGACAAGGATCCGCGACTGATCAAACAAAACAAATTGCAGACCAATTTATAAATTACGAAAATTCTATCGATATCCTATCAGGAATCGTGGATCACGTTTATTTCGATGGAGGATTCGCAGAAATCGATGAACAACGAAACTATGCTCTTTCATATGTGCCTGAAACGTTCAAGGCTCATATAAGCTCGAATGAATTGGAGTACTTTATTAGCGAGTGGGGTCCGAGAAATATTCGTTCGGATGATCGTAGTTTAAACGCCGGTAACTCAAGCGGTTTGCAATATGCACATAGTACGGTGGAGGCTTTCTTTGAGATGGCCTCATTTGGAGTTGATGGTGCAAATTTTTGGCCGACAACATTCGGATACCCCTCCGCTCTATATAGAACCTTAATAAACAGCGTAGATGAGAGCCTGACATTTGGGGGGGTCGCATTTTCGTGGCTTTCACAAGCAGCAATAAACAAAAAGCCACTATTCGATTTTGAAATCGACGGTCAGATTGATATTCATGGCTTTGAGAGCGGTGGTTCCATGTCGATTTTTGCGGCCGAAAGAAGCGGCAATCGTGATGAAGTCGTTAGCTTGAATCTTGGTGATTTCGCACCCACCTCTTCCTATTTCACGATGATATCAACCATGAATAGCGATGATGGAGAAGCGACTAGCGATATGTCATCGCCTGTTATCTCCTACCTATCTGACGAGAAAGATCTGGATGACACCATTTCGTTCCAGCTCAAGGCGTGGGATCTGGTTTGGCTGGAACTACAATATATTACAGATGGGAATGATACGATCAGCGGAGGGATTGCCGATGATCGTATAAGAGGCGGTGGTGGAAATGATCAGCTATCGGGTGCCGATGGGGATGATACGGTTCGTGGTGAATTGGGACATGATATTCTCGAAGGGGGTAGCGGAAACGACCTTCTAAATGGCGGATGGGGGCATGACCAATTGGCCGGGGGGTTAGGGAACGATGTTCTTATCGGTGGTCAGAACGATGACTTCCTTTCTGGGGGAAATGGATCGGACACTCTGCGTGACGGCACCGGTCGCGATACACTGACCGGCGGTCAAGGCGCAGATTATTTTGTCCTTAGCTTGGACGGTGAAAGTGATACCATAAGTGACTTCTCTAGCACTGAAGACTATATCGATATATCTGAGTGGGAGGGTACGGGTAGTCCCTTAGGCTTATTGCATGAAGTCACATCAGATGGATGCGTTTTAAGTTCAAACGATGAACTTTTAATCGTACGCTCTATTGATTTTAAGCCCCTAAACTTTGAAGATATTAAATTTCTCGGGGATATCAAGGTTGACACACTGGAGACCTATCCACCGAGTTTACATGGTGATGACAGCATACGGGGAGACGCAACTAACGATGAGCTAAAGGGCTATGCCGGCGCTGACGTTATAGAAGGCGGAAATGGTGACGATACCATTTGGGGGGGCAATGGCTGGGATATTCTTAAAGGAAATTCGGAGAATGATGTGATATATGGCGGTGATGGGTACGACACCATTAGCGGTGGTGAGCAAAACGATATACTTTACGGAAATTTCGGTATGGATATTATTTATGGAGATGAAGGTGACGACGAAATTTTCGGCGGGTCGCATTCGGACGTAATATCCGGTGGGACTGGCAATGATACTCTTGAAGGAGGAGCTGGCGCAGATACCATATTTGGTGGTGCAAACAATGACTACATGTATGGGAAAGCTGGTTCTGATATTTTAGAAGGCGGAATGGGAAGTGACTACATCTACGGGGGAATTAATAATGACATTATCACCGGGGGCTCGGGGGACGACACAATGCATGGTGGAAACGGATCGGATCTCCTTGAAGGTGGAAACGGTCAAGACCTTTTAAAGGGAAATTCAGGTCAAGATACCCTTGATGGGGGGGCCGGATCAGATATCCTCTTAGGAGGAATTGGTGCCGATACATTTATTTTTAGTAGTGGGTTTGATCGGATAGTTGATTTTCAGAATAATATAGACAGCTTAGTTATTGATCAAAGCATGCTGGGAGCAGACGGAATTACGGTTAAGAATTTGGGCTTTTTTGACGTTTCTGAAGGTACTGATAGCCTCCACTTAGATTTTGGATCAGGTAACTATTTAGTAATAGATGACATTCATGATCTTTCTATTATTCTGGACGATATATCTTTCATATGA